In the Sulfobacillus thermosulfidooxidans DSM 9293 genome, ATAGCTCATGCCCCACACATACCCTGGAATAATGGTATCGATATTAGCCAGTTGTTGACGCGATTTATAGAGACTGAGAGGTAAGTATCCTACGGTGATAGTTCCTTTTTTCAGGGCCGCGAATTCATTATCGCTCGATGTTTCATATTGAAAAATTAGTGTTTTGATTTGAGATTTTTTTCCTCCATAGTGGGGATTGGCAACGAAACTCCACGACTCATTAGGTTTGACTTGGGAGAACATATACGGACCATCGACTACACGAAATACGGATGCGGTGGGATTATTAGCTATATTCTTGATATAGGTCAATTCTTCTATGATGTTGTTTGGATATTTGTCCCAGACAGATGCGGGTACGGGATTCATTTGTCCGAGTCCATTTAGAAGAAACCATTGTGGATTGACCGCCGTGTTTAGTGTCACTTTCACTGTTTGTGAATTAATCGCGGTGACGGATTTAAAATCATTGGGCACCCCACCACTGCCAGCTCCACCATAATTCCATGGAAGCGACGAACTGTTGCCACTCGCGGCTTTCATCAAGTTCCACGTAAAAATGATATCGGATGCGCTAATGGGATGTCCATTGGACCAATGATAACGTGGATTGATGTTTAAGGTCACCGCGGTATCTGTCTTATTCCACGTTGCCTTGGATATTAACGAATGAGAAAAATCGATAGTATCGTGCGGCGTTACATCAAATAACGGTTTGTATAAAAGAGCGTCGAGTTCAATGTTCACGGCACTAAATGTATTGGTCGAAAAGACAGGAAAAAACCAATTGGGTGCCGTTTGTACGGGTAGAGCAATGACGACGGTTTTCGAAGAATTTGGGGAAGGACTTTTCGACGATACTGATGCTCCACACCCCGCTACAATAGGAAGAAGAACGCTAACGCTAACAAGGGATAAAGTGCGGAAAGATAAATGCAAAACCATCGCTTCCTTTCTTTTCATCTGTTAATTCATACAGTGTTTAAGGGAACGCTAGTGGCAAACGAGAATGTTTTACCATTAACATGAATATCCAAAAATAAGGATAAGTTATGCATATTCATGATACTCTTCATTACAAATTCGAACCACTTGATAAATCCGTTTTCGATAAATCCGGTGCTTTTTGTTAAAAATGACAAGATTCGACTATGATTGTTCCACAGGCGCAATGAATCAACATTTCTATAGGACATAGTAGCCGGCTTATCGAGAATTTCTCGGTTTTTGAGGATGTCACGACATCGCTTCTTATGTTTACTGAACTTCCTAAACCGGAAAATGTTTAGTAGCGTTCTATTCGTGGTCAGGTATAGCACTATCGTTTTCTTTATGTCGTTTTCCCTTTACGGAACTGAACAGAGAATAAGAAATATGGAACGAACGGTCCCTTGAGGCTTGGGTCAAAAGCTCCTAGTGAGTATGCCAAGGAGGTTTCAGACTGAGAATCATCACAATGTGCTGCACAATCCACTAAAGAAACGATGTTCTGTTTCGTCTTCTGCTGTAAGACCCAACAGGACGTCGATTCCTTGTGATCACGAAGGAGGTACGAACGAGGTACGATGAAAGACTTGGAGAGTATTCCCGCGATCGATCAGGATGTGTTAATGGATGAATTCTTGGAAGAAGCCCAACAACCCGAAGTCTTAGATGCCGCGATTAAATTGCTGAAGGCACTAGAAATTCTTAATGACAGTGGAATCGTCGATATGCTGACGACATTGGTGGAATTTATGGGCATGTATCCTGATGCCATTGATACCGATCAGCTATCAGATAAAGTGGGATCTTTGTATCAATCGCACCAGGAGCTCATTCAGAACGCCCTGCGTATTCGTCCTGACAACTTGATGAAGTTGACACAATTGATGAGTGAAGATCGTATTGCCCATCCGCTAATGAATTTGGCGGAGGCTATTGAATCGATTGAGGATCCTAAAAAGGTGCAGGCATTGCTGAAGGGACTCGGTAAAATAACGAGTGATCTTCCGGTCGACTCTGTGGTGCGTGTGGCAGAGGATATGACCCATCCTGCAATGCTTGATGCTTTGCCAAAACTACTCACCGCGCTAGAAATTGCTAATGAGCGTGGAGTTTTTGATGATTTACTCTTAGCGTTGGACTATTTGGATGAACTGACGGAGATATTGCCTCCCGGAGAAACTATCGATCAAATATTCCGCTGGGTTAATGACAATCATGTGATTGAATCCATGCGCTCCACTGACTGGAAAAACCTCATTCAATTGACCGCCTTGGCGAGTCAAAGTCACGTCGTTGCAATGTTGTTTGCCGCCTTAGAGGTCATTAAAGATGTCCCTCAAAACACTTTGACACAACTGTTGAAAGTGGGCACCGAAGTGTTGCAATTTATCGATGCGCAGCACGGATGGGATCTGGTCCGTCAAGCGCTTGGGATGGCTGAGACCTTAAAGACAGCTATCCCATGGAAGGAACTGTTCCCCGGATTATGGACGACAGAAGGCCAATTTAATGTGGACGGGATTATTCAAACGGTGAAAGACGTGGCTGAACAAACTCAAAAAAAGACATCCACATTTGGGGGGGTCCGCGGCATGATGGCGATGATGAAAGACCCCGATGTTCAAAAAGGGTTACAGTTTATGACGGCTCTTCTCGGACGATTCGTGCATATGGTGATGAGCCCAACACCATAAATGGGATATGCATCGGACCCGGTGTGAGAGACCTAAGATGGATTTCCATAAAGAATCACGACATTTGTTCCGCCTTCTTTCGGTTCTTTTAAAGAAGGCGGTTTTTATGGCAATGGCTTAAGGTCTGCTTTTGTCGGAGTAAGGGATAAGCACGGGAAATTTATGTGGAAAATTTTTCTCTATCCATAAAATCACGTGTAATATGGCGAAAGACAACGAGAAATGACGATAAGGAAAAATGAATTGTGCAAATAACCAATAAAAATTTTTCAAATTCTTGTTACCAACAACTCGTTTGTGACGTTATGGTAAATATAAAAGCAAGTAAAGGAGAATGGTTATGCGAGTGACGTATCCCGTTTGTCCTGAATGCGGCAACCGTTGGGTTGGAAGGCTAACCGCTCCCGGCTGGTTCTTTTGCTCTACATGTACGATTGAATTTAAATATGATGTTGACGGTCTAATTGTCTATAACATTACTCCTGATGGCATGAGAAAACGGGCTCATCGCCGTAGGCGGCGTCCGGCTGTCCAGAGGGAGGCGTATCAAACCTCTTAAGGCATATCCCAGTTAATGTGAAGAACTGGGAACCTGAAATTTTCGCAAAATACTGACGGATTAATCTGCGAATCATGGGGAACATGGTGGTGCCCAGGCTGTGAACAGGCTGGTTAGAGAGAAAAATGGACCCTGTGTCGTTAATTGTGCCCAGACGCAGTTTTGATGGATAAATCAAAGAACTACTATTATGAATTCGAAGCGAAAAATGTAAACCGTGCAAGGGATTTATTTCCTTTGCACGGTGGTCAGTGTTTCTCTGGTGCTCTTAGTTTAATTGTGATTACGTTGCTGTCACAGTCACAGGGCCTTTAGAAACTATTGGTAATCAGCTCGAGAAAAATGCTTTGGTCTACAGGTGGAAGATTATTGCCGGGAGGAGAACCGAATAAGGCTAAAACGTCCGGGCTATTGTCCTTGGAACCGCTGTTATAGAGGAAATACAAATGGTTCTCTCCCGCCTTTTCGAAGCTCAAGGTAGATGGAGTCGAACGCTTATTTTGGTAAAGAGATATCTGAGTACTGGTCGTCAAGCCTAATTCCGGCAGGCCTAAAATAGGCTGCCCCGATGAGGTTTGTAGTTGTAACTGGATGACATAGGAATGATTGGGTAGGATACCCCCAACGGTCTGAATGTCCCCGCTGGATGTTTTCACTAAGGCGCTTGGGGTGATGGCCGATGAGGAGCCTTTGGGGGTGACGGCTGTGACTAGGGCTTGCACTGGGGCTTGTGGACTCAAAGCAAATACAACGGGAGTAGAGGACGGAAGCACAGCCTGATTATCAGTAAACGCGATGCCTTTTGTACTGACATAGGGGGAACTCAGTATATCGCAATAGGGCCAAGAAAAGTCACATCCACCGATGTAGACCTGGGGATCGGCGGCAACATCCACCTTATCTGCTAAAGTCCCGGGTACAATTTGGCCGTGGGCATTGACGGGTTCAATCAAAAACGTCGAGGATCCGTTGGGATATGCAGGATGTTCCCCGGATACGGGTGAAGGTTGGGAGCTATCGGTAAACACACGCCATCCAACCTGTTTTGTTGTATCGGGCACGCTCGTCAGTTGTTGCGTATCTTGACTACCAGATGATCCGAAAATCAAGTCTGCTGATTGCCAAGGCGTATTTCCGCTCTTCACCTGGATGATTCCTGTACCGTCGTGAAGAGAAACATTGACGGTACCCGAACTGACCCATGATGATCCATTCCAAATGGAAAAGTTATGGGACGAACCAGACAAGGTCACGGGGATGCTGCCTGAATAGGATTGGTCCACTTGATAAGACGATGTTAACCCGTCAATCATGATGTCTTTGGTCTGACCCACAATCACGTCTGGAAATCCCACTAAGGGGAGGATCGTGGAGGGAGGAGTCGAGGATGCTGATATGGGACTGCCTATAGGGGCCGGTAATTGTGAAACCGTATAAATGTTGTCCCATTGAAAGCCGTGAGCCACAAATATTTGAGCGGAAGCAATCCAGTGTAATGTCCCTTGAGAGTACCAATAAACCTGAGGCTTGTTGGGTAATTTAAAAAGATCGACGGCACTGCCAATAGGAGCGGGTAAAGTGTTTACGACATGGAGTTCTGTGAATTGGTAGCCTAAATCATAGAAGATGGTTTCATTGGCAATGGCATGCATTTTTCCATTGCGCTCGATATAGACTGTGGGCTTGTCCGCCAGTTTATAAATGGGACCCGGCAGACTAAAGGCATTGACAGTTGCAGGCGCAAATGACGACAATGTGGTGAGACTAAAAGCTAATGCCGATGTCAGTAAAATGGCATGCTGGGATTTCATGGTAGGCACCTCCGTAAGAGAAAACATCACAATAAAATTTTGTGAGTATTCTTTCTATTTAAGGATAATGTTACCACCTCATTATAAACAAAATTCATGGGCGATAAGGGGATGAATGGTCATCGTCTCCTTAAAGTGCAATTTTGGGATAATGTCAGTGGCAAAGAGGAACAATCCTTTTCCATATTCGCGTTGTGATAACGATAATATCATCTTATCTACAATCAGTTGCCACATCTTAAGATCATCGGGCGGTGGTCACGACGCTTGATGACCCAAGCAGAGGAACGAAAATTTCCGTGATGCGTTGTGTTTTTCTGTTTGATTTGGGAACACCCCAAAATATCCCAAAACCTCCCCATGGATAACGACATGTTTGGGTTTAGTAAGCGAGCATTTCTCAATGATCGTCACACGACATGGAAAATGATCTCTTGGAAAATGTGTGATATTTGTTATAGTTGTAATATAACAGAGGTGACACAATAATGATTTTCGTGGTGGATGAACATCGTAATGAGCCACTTTATATGCAGCTTCGTAATCAGGTGGTTGAGGCGATAGCGCGAAACGAATTACGCCCGGGAGATGTCTTGCCACCGATTCGCACCGTGGCAGAGCTCTTGGCGATTAATTTGCACACGGTAAATAAGGCGTATCAAATCTTAGAGCAAGACGGTTATATTGTGCTGACCAGACGCAGTGGTGGGGTGATTAAGCCGAAACCGCCATCCGATTTTGATCTGGTCTGGCGGGAACGATTAACTTTGGTGCTTGCAGAAGCTCGCGCCTTTAGTATGGACGATATGGCGATAATTGAAGCCTGTCGTGAAATCCTAACAACTTACCTTCCGCACGTGGTGAGAACAAAAAATTATTTTTTTGGGGCTGATCGCAAAGGAGATAGTGCCTTGCATGGCGAAGTAATCTCTTATGAACACACCAATGCCTACACCGCTCGTTGTGGGAGCCGGACCGGTCATCCGGGCCCTCTGTGAGGAAATCGGATTAGTCGAGGCCGTGAATCAGACCGTGGCGTGGGATGCGCAGCGTTGCCATCTGTCGCCCGGTGAACGGATTTTCGCGCTTATCGTCAATTTGCTCACCGCTCGTCAACCGCTGTATCGCGTTCACGAGCAATTTCAGTTGACCGATGTGCCCTTATTATTTGGATCCGGCCGCACCGCGGCCGATTTTACCGATGACGCGCTCGGACGCGCTTTGGACAAAGTCGCCGCGGCCGGCGGTGCCACCGTTTTCAGTGCCGTCGCAACGCGAGCCCTCGTGCACGACCACGTGTGGACGCCCGATCATCCGGTGTTTGTCCACTGGGATAGTACGACTCGCTCGGTCTATGGCACGTATCCGGACCCTGACTCGGCAAGCGGAGTGCATCCCACCTATGGCCATTCCAAGGATCATCGTCCCGATCTCCGCCAAATTCTTCTGACGCTATTGGGGACCCGGGAAGGCATTCCCGTGGTGGGCACGGTGCAAGACGGGAATCTGAGTGATAAAACCCTCAATGCCGAGATGATTGCGGCCTTAGACGATTACTTTTCGCCCCAGCAACTCCAACAACTCGTCTATGTGGCCGATTCCGCTCTCGTCACGGGCCCCAACTTAAAGGCGATGGCTGATCGTTCGCTCCGCTTTCTCTCGCGTTGTCCGGATACCTTTCGGGCGGCGCAAGAGGCGAAAACGGCCGCCTTGGCGGCCAACGCCTGGGTTCCCCTCGGCAAAATCGGGGAGCGTACCGATGCCACTTCCTATGCGGCCGCAGAACAGACCGGCCACATTGAGGGTCGATCCTATCGCCTTGTGGTTTATCGTTCCGATCATCTGGCTGAGCGAAAAGCTCACACCATCGCCCGCCAGATCGACCGGGCCTATGATCAGTTAACCCGGGCAGCGACTCGCCTCGCGGGGACCGTGTTTGCCTGTGCTCATGATGCCGAAGCGGCCGTGGCCGCTTGGCAGGCTACCGCGCAATGGCATCATGTCGAAGCGACGGTCGTCGCGGAAACACAAGTCACCCAACGCGCGACTCGCGGGCGTCCTCGCCACGATGCGCCCGATCCGGCCACCACCACGGTATACCGGGTCCGTCCCACCATCGGGGCGGTCGATGCGCAACGCGTGCAGGCCGCACAGGACCGCGCAGCGACCTTTGTGCTCATCACGAATCTGCCCTCCACGCCTTTTGATGCCCGCCGATTGCTCGAAGAATACAAAGGGCAGACGGTCATTGAACAACGCTTTCGCTTTTTAAAAGATCCGACCTTTGTGGATGCGCTCTATGTGCAAAAGCCGGAACGGGTCGAGGCCTTAGGCTATGTGCTCTTGCTCGCCGCATTGGTGCTCAGCCTCATCGAACGCCGGGCTCGGCAGGCCCCGCCCCTTCCCACGCCAACCCGTGGTCTATTGGCGCGGCCCACCGGGCAGGAAGTGTTACATCATCTGCGTGGACTCATTGTCATGCCCCTCGATGCTCAGACCCGTCAACTCTTTGTCCCGGCGGTTCACACCCAGCCGGTAGCGGCCATTTTGGCCGCCTTGGGTTTCACAGACACGATTTACACGCAGGTGCCATCGAGACCCTCGGGATAAATTCCTCTGCTTTCACCCATCACGTGCGGAAGAGGAGTAACAAGATTTCCAAGTGTTGGGGAAGGAGAGGCACAATAATGGGACCCAATCTCTTAAGTGATGGCATAGCATTTTTGGTGCTATTGACCTATGCGTTTATGCCCTATTTGACACCCAAGACGCTCGCTTTTGGTGTGCGAATTCCTGAGGAACGACAACCAGATCCCTTTTTGCAGCAAGTGCGGCGCGATTACTTTATAGGATTATTCGTCGTCTTGCTGATGACGATAGGGATTAATCATTACACCCATTCCTTGACTGAAAATTTTCGATTCCTGATCACACTTGGTGTCCTTTTCGTATTACTCATGGGAAACTATGAAATCGCTCATACACGGGTTGAGAGAAGAAAACAGCATGAACAATGGTATCAAGGATATCCTGAGGCCATGATGGCGATCATTGAGCCAGAAGATGTCAAAACCCTACGAAAACCTTTCACCTTGTGGTTAATCGTGAACGCCTTCTTCGTTTTTCTTTTAGCTGTGATAACCATTGGTGTTTATCCCCATTTGCCCAAAACGCTTCCTATTCACTGGTCATCTCAGGGATTTGTTGAGAACCGGGTGTCTAAAACGTGGTGGACCGTATTGCAACCTTTGTTCACCTTGGTGGTGGTGATGGTGGGAATCAGTCTTTTTGAGATATATTTGCTGAGCCACCTGCGCCCTGATATTGATCCTCACAATCCTCAGGCATCGCGGATGCAATATTTTCTCTTTGTTCGGCGCATGCTTCATGCCCTAGGCATTGTGCAATTTGGCATTGTTCTGTCATTTGGACTAACGGATTTTAGTATGTGGGGATGGATTAAACATCCTTCGTCTATTATTTTGACGGGGCCAGCCTTATTAGCGGTTTTAGCTGTCATGGCGATCACGTTTGTCACGGGTCAAGAAGGAAGTCGTCTTGCCGTCACCCCTCACGATAACACACCCTATCGCCACCGCAATGATGATGCGCAATGGAAAGCTGGTTTGTGGTACTATAATCCGTCCGATCCCAAATGGCTGGTAACCAAACGGTTTGGTGTAGGATGGACATTAAATTTTGCTCATCCCATTTCTTGGCTGATGATCGGGGTAATTTTAGCGTTGGTGATAGTTTCGATTGCCTTTCACCATTGATATCTTAGGGGATTTAAATTTCTCAAATCGTAAGTTCCATCCCGAAAAGTTAGCTTACCCGCTCTTGGCCAACGTGAGAAGAGCGGGATTTAATATTTTCAAGACCGGAATCGACGAAAGAAATGAAGGGGAGAAAACATGCGTTCAAAGTCATGAGCTTGCAAGCCAGTAAAGATAACGCATGGGTATATAGGATGATAATACCTGGCGTGAAAATAGTTTGAGTATGATGAGAATAGGGGGAAAGCCTGGTTGAAAAGCGTCACACGACTTTCAGCCGTTTAATATCTCTAAAAAACATGTTAAGTGAAAATTCCGTTGTCTTATAATAAGTTATAGTAAGAAATGACAGATCGCGCCAACGGCGTAGGAAGCGAGAAAGGCAGGCCGGTATGGGGGTTGTATTTGCGGGAACATTGATTTTAATTACGGTAACCATTTTGGTTCTCGCGCTGCGTCCACCTAACGCTTATGTCCGTGGAAAGCAAGGAGAAATCATTGTCCAAGGTGCTTTACGGCTTTTAGATCCCCTGGAATATGACGTGTTTCATGA is a window encoding:
- a CDS encoding DUF1641 domain-containing protein, which translates into the protein MKDLESIPAIDQDVLMDEFLEEAQQPEVLDAAIKLLKALEILNDSGIVDMLTTLVEFMGMYPDAIDTDQLSDKVGSLYQSHQELIQNALRIRPDNLMKLTQLMSEDRIAHPLMNLAEAIESIEDPKKVQALLKGLGKITSDLPVDSVVRVAEDMTHPAMLDALPKLLTALEIANERGVFDDLLLALDYLDELTEILPPGETIDQIFRWVNDNHVIESMRSTDWKNLIQLTALASQSHVVAMLFAALEVIKDVPQNTLTQLLKVGTEVLQFIDAQHGWDLVRQALGMAETLKTAIPWKELFPGLWTTEGQFNVDGIIQTVKDVAEQTQKKTSTFGGVRGMMAMMKDPDVQKGLQFMTALLGRFVHMVMSPTP
- a CDS encoding GntR family transcriptional regulator; its protein translation is MIFVVDEHRNEPLYMQLRNQVVEAIARNELRPGDVLPPIRTVAELLAINLHTVNKAYQILEQDGYIVLTRRSGGVIKPKPPSDFDLVWRERLTLVLAEARAFSMDDMAIIEACREILTTYLPHVVRTKNYFFGADRKGDSALHGEVISYEHTNAYTARCGSRTGHPGPL
- a CDS encoding peptide ABC transporter substrate-binding protein, which produces MHLSFRTLSLVSVSVLLPIVAGCGASVSSKSPSPNSSKTVVIALPVQTAPNWFFPVFSTNTFSAVNIELDALLYKPLFDVTPHDTIDFSHSLISKATWNKTDTAVTLNINPRYHWSNGHPISASDIIFTWNLMKAASGNSSSLPWNYGGAGSGGVPNDFKSVTAINSQTVKVTLNTAVNPQWFLLNGLGQMNPVPASVWDKYPNNIIEELTYIKNIANNPTASVFRVVDGPYMFSQVKPNESWSFVANPHYGGKKSQIKTLIFQYETSSDNEFAALKKGTITVGYLPLSLYKSRQQLANIDTIIPGYVWGMSYLQPNMHHNAPNDIGSLFKKLYIRQALAYGINQPGIIQSFFDGQGISESGPIPSRPVTPYFDQQLKNPVYAFNPHTGKALLIDHGWKEIDGVMTKNGKTLSFTLNYNAGSQTVTDIAELLKSDWAQEGINVKLVSTPFDELIALPNDKWSMIWLGLGSWIYAPDYYPTGGALFKTNAALNGEGYSNSEMNHLINLTYSPYQSTTQEIQRLDQYQEFAAHHIPVIWMPYAANFYVVNKSLHGYKQSMNLVSGLIYPNYWSLQ
- a CDS encoding IS1634 family transposase; protein product: MPTPLVVGAGPVIRALCEEIGLVEAVNQTVAWDAQRCHLSPGERIFALIVNLLTARQPLYRVHEQFQLTDVPLLFGSGRTAADFTDDALGRALDKVAAAGGATVFSAVATRALVHDHVWTPDHPVFVHWDSTTRSVYGTYPDPDSASGVHPTYGHSKDHRPDLRQILLTLLGTREGIPVVGTVQDGNLSDKTLNAEMIAALDDYFSPQQLQQLVYVADSALVTGPNLKAMADRSLRFLSRCPDTFRAAQEAKTAALAANAWVPLGKIGERTDATSYAAAEQTGHIEGRSYRLVVYRSDHLAERKAHTIARQIDRAYDQLTRAATRLAGTVFACAHDAEAAVAAWQATAQWHHVEATVVAETQVTQRATRGRPRHDAPDPATTTVYRVRPTIGAVDAQRVQAAQDRAATFVLITNLPSTPFDARRLLEEYKGQTVIEQRFRFLKDPTFVDALYVQKPERVEALGYVLLLAALVLSLIERRARQAPPLPTPTRGLLARPTGQEVLHHLRGLIVMPLDAQTRQLFVPAVHTQPVAAILAALGFTDTIYTQVPSRPSG
- a CDS encoding DUF1648 domain-containing protein, producing MGPNLLSDGIAFLVLLTYAFMPYLTPKTLAFGVRIPEERQPDPFLQQVRRDYFIGLFVVLLMTIGINHYTHSLTENFRFLITLGVLFVLLMGNYEIAHTRVERRKQHEQWYQGYPEAMMAIIEPEDVKTLRKPFTLWLIVNAFFVFLLAVITIGVYPHLPKTLPIHWSSQGFVENRVSKTWWTVLQPLFTLVVVMVGISLFEIYLLSHLRPDIDPHNPQASRMQYFLFVRRMLHALGIVQFGIVLSFGLTDFSMWGWIKHPSSIILTGPALLAVLAVMAITFVTGQEGSRLAVTPHDNTPYRHRNDDAQWKAGLWYYNPSDPKWLVTKRFGVGWTLNFAHPISWLMIGVILALVIVSIAFHH